The Catellatospora citrea DNA segment ATGCCGTCCTCCCACAGCACCGTGCCGTCGGAGCGGATGACCGGGAACGCCGCGTTGATGACGTTGTAGCCGTGCTGGCGGATGCGGGCGTCGGTGATCGGCGTCCAGCCGAACGGCGGGTGCACGCCGTTGGAGGAGCCGTCCCAGTTCTCCCAGTAGCCGTGCAGGACCTTGCCGGCCGGGCGGGACTTGACGGCGCAGGTGGTGCCGCCGGGGGAGGTGGACGGGGACGGCGGCGGCGAGACCGACGGGGACGGCGACGGCGGCCGTGAGGGAGAAGCCGACGGCGACGGGGGCCGCGGCGAGGCCGACGGGGACGGCGACGGCGGGGTGCCGTCACAGGCGCCGAGGTCGGTCCAGAGCGACGGGGTCGCGGCCGGGTTCCAGCCCGCGCCGACGTGGGCGGTGTGCGTCACCAGGGCGCGGTAGAGCCGGCCGTTGTAGGTGACCTGGGTGCCGGCGGTGTAGGTGTTGCCCTCGGCCCAGGCCGGGGCGGTGCAGGCGACGAGGGCGGCGACCGGGGTCGGCGCGGCCTGGCCGCTCGGCATGGAGACGACCGCGACCGCGAGGGTGGCCGCCGCGCTGGTGGCGACGGCGATCGCCCAGCGCGCTGAGCGGCGCAGCGTTCGAGAGGAGTTCGGCATGGCGTCATTATTAGGAAGCTTTACTGTCAATGTCTATGGGTGGACGGATGCCAATATGCCCGTCCGTCGGATGTGGATCGCGGCGTCGCCCCGCGGCCGAGGTCAGGCGCTGGCGGGCGGTCCGGGGGAAATCCGGACCGCCCGATGTGTGCGAAGGAGCTACGCGGCGGTCGCCGCGGGCAGGCGCGTCCGCTCGGCCCAGCGCACGATGCCGGGTGCGAGCAGTCCTACCGCGACGAACACCCCGCCCATCAGCAGCCAGCCGGGCGTGCCCCAGGTGACGCAGAGCAGGCCGAGCACGGAGGGCGCGACGACGTTCGCGAAGCCCGTGCCGAACCCGGACACGCCGGTGTACTGGCCCTGGGCGTGCGCCGGCGCGAGCCGGAACTGCAGCTCCAGCGAGGCGGCCGCATGCCAGAGTTCGCCGACCGTGTGCGCGGCGATCCCGACGGTCAGCAGCACCACGGCGATCCATCCCGGGATCCCCGCCGTCGCGGCCATCAGCGCCATGCCGAGCAGGAAGGCCACGCCCGACCGGCGCAGCGCCCGCCCGGCGGCCGGACCGGTGTCGATGCCCCGGCTCGCCCTGACCTGCAGCGCCGCGACCAGGGCCGTGTTGACCGCCACCGCCACCCCGATGAACCAGCGCGGCGCGTCGGTGCGCAACGTGATCCACAGCGGCAGCGCGAAGACCAGCACCTGACCCTGGATCGACATGACCGCGTCGAGCCCGGTCACCACGAGGTAGGGCGCGTCCTTGAGGACGATCCAGCGACCGGACGCATCGGACGGCACCGGCACCGGACGCAGGGACGGCAGCCTCGTGATGACGGCCGCGCACGCCACGAAACTCAGCGCGTTGCCCAGCACCAGGGCCAGGTACGCCGCCCGGGTGTCCAGCTGCACGGCGGTGCCCGCCGCCAGCGCCCCGCAGCACCCGGCCAGGTTGGCTACCGAGCGCAGGTAGGAGCGGAACGCGGTCAGGTTCGTGCCGCCGAACCCCCGCACCAGCGGCCCGCGCGCCGCCCCGCCGGCGGAGTTGGCCAACTGGGTCAGGCACACCACCACGACGAACAGCCAGAACGTGTGGACGAACACGAGCGACGCCATCGAGACGGCCCGGACGAGCAGGGTGACCAGGTAGATCTCGCGCGGCCCGCGCCGATCGGCGAGGTGCCCGACCGGCATCCCGGCCAGCATGCCGACCAGGGCGGCGATACCCATGCCCAGCGCGACCTTGGCCAGTGGGAGGCCCACCGAGCGGGTGAAGAAGAGTGCGGCGCTGGTCATGAAGACTCCGGTGCCGACCATGTTGACGAAGGTCGCCAGCGCGATCACGCGCTGCGGGCCGCGCTCGGGGATCAGCCCCCGGGCGACCAACCAGGAGCGGTGCGGTGTCGGGACGGTGGGTTGACTGGTGGTGGTCGTCAAGAGACGCGGTTCCTTCCCCCGTGGAATGAACTGATCGGATGCGACCGGCCGATGGCCGGTCCGGCGCTACTCCAGGCTCGCCAGCTCCTCGGGCGACAGGCGCAGCGCCCCGGCGGCGATGTTCTCCACCAGGTGGTCCGGGTTGCCGGTGCCGGGGATGGCCAGCATGTGCGGGCCGCGGCTGAGCGTCCACGCGATCCGCACCTGCGCCGCCGTCACGCCGTGCGCCTGCGCCACCGCCAGGACCGTTTCGTTGCGGGCGACCCCGCCGGACTCCTTGCCCTCACCGGCGACCGAGAAGAACGGCACGAACGCGACGCCCTGCTCGCCGCAGGCACGCAGGAACTCGTCGTGCATCCGCCTGGTGTCGACGCCGTACGGGTTCTGCACGCTCACCACCGGGGCGATGGCCTGCGCCTGGGCCAGGTGCTGCGGCCGGATGTTGGACAGGCCCAGGTGCCGGATCAGGCCGGCGTCGCGCAGCTCGGCCAGCGCGCCGAAGTGCTCGGCGACCGAGTCCAGGCCGTGCTGGCGCAGGTAGACGACGTCCAGGTGGTCCCGGCCCAGCTGGCGCAGGTTCTCCTCGACCTGCCCGCGCAACTGGTCGGGACGGGCCAGCGGCAGCCACTCGCCGGACGGGTCCCGGCCGGGCCCGACCTTCGCGGCGATGACGACGTCGTCGGCGTACGGGGCCAGCGCCCGGTTGATCAGCTCGTTGGCCGAGCGCAGCGGCGAGAAGTAGAACGCCGCCGTGTCGATGTGGTTCACGCCGAGCTCGACGGCGCGCCGCAGCACACCGATGACCCGGTCGCGGTCGCTGGCGGCGCCGTAGCCGTAGTTGGCGCCGCCCGGCAGCCGCATCGCGCCGAATCCGATCCGGTTGACGGTCAGGTCGCCGAGCGTCCAGGTGCCCGCCGAGCTCGCATTGATCAGGGGAGTAGGCATCGGCTGACCATAGCCACCGTCATTGAGCTGCGCAGTCCCTCAAGTGCCC contains these protein-coding regions:
- a CDS encoding aldo/keto reductase, giving the protein MPTPLINASSAGTWTLGDLTVNRIGFGAMRLPGGANYGYGAASDRDRVIGVLRRAVELGVNHIDTAAFYFSPLRSANELINRALAPYADDVVIAAKVGPGRDPSGEWLPLARPDQLRGQVEENLRQLGRDHLDVVYLRQHGLDSVAEHFGALAELRDAGLIRHLGLSNIRPQHLAQAQAIAPVVSVQNPYGVDTRRMHDEFLRACGEQGVAFVPFFSVAGEGKESGGVARNETVLAVAQAHGVTAAQVRIAWTLSRGPHMLAIPGTGNPDHLVENIAAGALRLSPEELASLE
- a CDS encoding MFS transporter; protein product: MTTTTSQPTVPTPHRSWLVARGLIPERGPQRVIALATFVNMVGTGVFMTSAALFFTRSVGLPLAKVALGMGIAALVGMLAGMPVGHLADRRGPREIYLVTLLVRAVSMASLVFVHTFWLFVVVVCLTQLANSAGGAARGPLVRGFGGTNLTAFRSYLRSVANLAGCCGALAAGTAVQLDTRAAYLALVLGNALSFVACAAVITRLPSLRPVPVPSDASGRWIVLKDAPYLVVTGLDAVMSIQGQVLVFALPLWITLRTDAPRWFIGVAVAVNTALVAALQVRASRGIDTGPAAGRALRRSGVAFLLGMALMAATAGIPGWIAVVLLTVGIAAHTVGELWHAAASLELQFRLAPAHAQGQYTGVSGFGTGFANVVAPSVLGLLCVTWGTPGWLLMGGVFVAVGLLAPGIVRWAERTRLPAATAA